Proteins from a single region of Coregonus clupeaformis isolate EN_2021a chromosome 35, ASM2061545v1, whole genome shotgun sequence:
- the LOC121550654 gene encoding stannin-like: protein MYITDHSPTTGVVTIVVILIAVAALSVLICGCWCYLLLQRIGQSEDEESIVGEGETKEPFLMLQYSTRGPHVEHKTKLAHNGTENHT from the coding sequence ATGTACATCACAGACCACAGCCCCACTACTGGGGTGGTGACAATCGTAGTGATCCTCATTGCTGTTGCTGCCCTCAGTGTTCTCATCTGCGGATGTTGGTGCTACCTGCTCCTGCAGCGGATTGGCCAGTCTGAAGATGAGGAGAGCATTGTGGGAGAGGGTGAGACCAAGGAGCCCTTCCTGATGTTACAGTACTCCACCAGGGGCCCTCACGTTGAGCACAAAACCAAGCTCGCCCACAATGGCACTGAGAATCACACTTAA
- the LOC121550653 gene encoding lipopolysaccharide-induced tumor necrosis factor-alpha factor homolog: protein MASAPPVETVGFVGLPQPPSYEESVGPQYQGPVLPPAYTKSAQYPYPTQPYSQIYQPTAHSTSSPIVSVQTIYVQPGVVFGDLPVQTHCPACAQMVITRLEHTSGTMAWLTCAGLFIFGCIYGCCLLPFCVDGLKDVTHRCPNCNNVLGEHKRL from the exons ATGGCAAGTGCACCTCCAGTGGAGACAGTTGGATTTGTGGGGCTCCCTCAGCCACCTTCCTATGAAGAATCAGTGGGTCCTCAGTACCAGGGGCCGGTGCTTCCTCCTGCCTACACCAAATCTGCACAGTATCCATACCCAACACAGCCGTATAGTCAAATATATCAACCAACGGCTCACAGTACTAGCAGTCCAATAG TGTCAGTTCAGACCATTTACGTCCAGCCGGGTGTGGTGTTTGGGGATCTTCCAGTGCAGACGCATTGCCCTGCATGTGCCCAAATGGTGATCACTCGGCTGGAGCACACCTCTGGAACAATGGCCTGGTTAACATGTGCTGGCCTGTTCATTTTCGG TTGCATCTATGGCTGTTGCCTGCTTCCTTTCTGTGTGGATGGTTTGAAGGATGTGACACATCGATGTCCCAACTGCAACAACGTCCTTGGAGAACACAAACGGCTTTGA
- the LOC121550821 gene encoding recQ-mediated genome instability protein 2 has translation MDSTGLISGENKKSPPIKVISSQLREGKENRLNGKLECNIKRLGQWKNTALVVSVVWMQGTILEVRSDHNTVLLLDETGTFVVNGVNNIPKGNPCLLQGNYVMVMGMIQALSPEPVLRAVKMADLSERAAIHRRMWKFEVEDLQQTLT, from the exons ATGGACTCCACTGGGCTAATTTCAGGAGAAAATAAGAAAAGTCCTCCTATCAAAGTTATTTCCAGCCAACTCCGAGAGGGAAAAGAGAATCGATTGAATGGCAAGCTCGAATGTAATATAAAAAGACTGGGACAATGGAAAAACACTGCACTTGTAGTCTCTGTGGTTTGGATGCAAGGGACAATACTGGAAGTTCGGTCGGATCACAACACAGTGCTTCTTTTGGACGAGACAGGGACATTTGTTGTCAATGGTGTCAACAACATTCCTAAGGGCAACCCATGCCTACTTCAGG GTAACTATGTCATGGTGATGGGGATGATCCAGGCCCTCTCTCCAGAACCTGTCCTGCGCGCGGTGAAGATGGCAGACCTCTCTGAACGCGCTGCGATTCACAGAAGAATGTGGAAGTTTGAGGTGGAAGACCTTCAGCAAACGCTCACGTAG
- the LOC121550304 gene encoding mesothelin-like — translation MDISTFVGLDSTVFQNLTVSEVSGLLGSNRNDLKTFENNTVVKNWVSKQLQSELDKLGIGVTGGRVVPTNGTDSNTTTITPAVTMTTTTATTIIKTTSGQSRGTYPAPLLFLFGLLFIAVQM, via the exons ATGGACATCTCCACTTTTGTTGGTTTGGATTCAACTGTCTTCCAG AATCTTACTGTGAGTGAAGTGTCTGGACTCCTCGGCTCCAACCGAAATGACCTGAAAACCTTTGAGAATAACACTGTAGTGAAGAACTGGGTCTCAAAGCAGTTACAGTCTGAGCTTGACAAGCTGGGTATTGGTGTGACCGGAGGAAGGGTGGTACCAACGAATGGAACAGATTcaaacaccaccaccatcacaccaGCAGTGACGATGACAACAACTACTGCCACCACCATCATCAAAACAACTTCCG GCCAGAGCAGAGGCACATATCCAGCTCCTCTGCTTTTCCTGTTTGGTCTCTTGTTCATTGCAGTGCAAATGTAG